In Saimiri boliviensis isolate mSaiBol1 chromosome 12, mSaiBol1.pri, whole genome shotgun sequence, one genomic interval encodes:
- the ADGRA1 gene encoding adhesion G protein-coupled receptor A1 isoform X2, giving the protein MLWIGVTARNIYKQVTKKAALCLDADQPPYPRQPLLRFYLVSGGVPFIICGVTAATNIRNYGTEDEDTAYCWMAWEPSLGAFYGPAALIALVTCVYFLGTYVQLRRHPGRRYELRARPEEQRRLATPEGGPRGPRPGTPPARGGPGASVLQNEHSFQAQLRAAAFTLFLFAATWAFGALAVSQGHFLDMVFSCLYGAFCVTLGLFVLIHHCAKREDVWRCWWACCPPRGDPRPALHADGAAPGHATCLHSPGLGQPRGFAHPPGPCKMTNLQAAQGHASCLSPATPCCAKMHCEPLMADEAHAHLQEEGAFGHDPHLHGCLQGRTKPPYFGRHPAATEPEYAYHIPSSLDGSPRSSRTDSPPSSLEGPAGTHTLSCCAQGDPFPLVGQPEGSEGSPSLYSCPTRPGHLEMLRRTQSLPFGGPSQNGLPKGDLLEGLPFGNIRTGPWRNETTV; this is encoded by the exons GTTTTACCTCGTCAGCGGAGGGGTCCCATTCATCATCTGTGGGGTCACAGCTGCCACGAACATCAGGAATTACGGGACGGAGGATGAGGACACCGCGTA CTGCTGGATGGCCTGGGAGCCCAGCCTGGGCGCCTTCTACGGCCCCGCCGCCCTCATCGCCCTGGTCACCTGCGTGTACTTCCTGGGCACCTACGTGCAGCTGCGGCGCCACCCGGGGCGCAGGTACGAGCTGCGCGCGCGGCCCGAGGAGCAGCGGCGGCTGGCGACGCCCGAGGGCGGCCCGCGCGGGCCCCGGCCCGGCACCCCACCCGCCCGCGGCGGCCCCGGGGCCTCGGTGCTGCAGAACGAGCACTCGTTCCAGGCGCAGCTTCGCGCCGCTGCCTTCACGCTGTTCCTGTTCGCGGCCACATGGGCCTTCGGGGCGCTGGCCGTGTCGCAGGGCCACTTCCTGGACATGGTCTTCAGCTGCTTGTACGGCGCTTTCTGCGTGACGCTGGGGCTCTTCGTGCTCATCCACCACTGCGCCAAGCGCGAGGACGTGTGGCGGTGCTGGTGGGCCTGCTGCCCGCCCCGCGGGGACCCCCGGCCCGCGCTCCACGCCGACGGGGCCGCGCCGGGCCACGCCACATGCCTGCACTCGCCGGGCCTCGGACAGCCGCGGGGCTTCGCGCACCCGCCGGGCCCCTGCAAGATGACCAACCTGCAGGCCGCGCAGGGCCACGCCAGCTGCCTGTCGCCGGCCACCCCGTGCTGCGCCAAGATGCACTGCGAGCCGCTGATGGCGGACGAGGCGCACGCGCACCTGCAGGAGGAGGGAGCCTTCGGGCACGACCCCCACCTGCACGGGTGCCTGCAGGGCAGAACTAAGCCGCCCTACTTCGGCCGGCACCCGGCGGCCACCGAACCCGAGTACGCCTACCACATCCCATCCAGCCTGGACGGCAGCCCCCGCAGCTCGCGCACGGACAGCCCCCCCAGCTCGCTGGAGGGCCCGGCGGGGACGCACACGCTGTCCTGCTGTGCCCAAGGCGACCCCTTCCCCCTGGTTGGCCAGCCCGAGGGCAGCGAGGGGAGCCCTAGCCTCTACAGCTGCCCCACGCGGCCTGGCCATCTGGAGATGCTGCGGaggacacagtccctgcccttcGGCGGCCCCAGCCAGAACGGGCTGCCCAAGGGTGACTTGCTAGAAGGCCTGCCATTTGGTAACATCCGAACAGGACCCTGGAGAAACGAAACTACTGTGTAG